In Simplicispira sp. 125, one DNA window encodes the following:
- a CDS encoding phenylacetate--CoA ligase family protein — MSAVFDLLRLSTVSLDVAAAHRGTAQGIAQLQQRRLAQLLDVALRESRLYQELLPPGCSARTPLQQLPVVTRGQLMERFDDWVTDPRLKLDELRAFTADPERIAEPWLGRYMVWESSGTTGQPGMFVQDAQAMAVYDALEALRRSAPRPLAHWMDPLQLAERYAFVGATGGHFASLVSLRRLCGINPWLAASTRSFSIQAPTAELVQSLNDFAPSVLITYPTVAALLADEACAGRLRIAPREVWTGGETLGPTVRAHIERSLDCALRNSYGASEFLAMGWECQNGHMHLNADWVILEPVDERYRPVPPGEPPYAVLLTNLANTVQPLIRYELGDHVTVHAEPCTCGSPLPMITVRGRQDDPLHMAGRHGGTVTLLPLALTAVLEDVAGVFDFHLRQLDDHSLALRLPLHGEEGRAAMARCRAALKAFALAQGLAPLQVKAELGQPVPRGRSGKACRIVACTAPGTP, encoded by the coding sequence ATGAGCGCCGTGTTCGATCTGCTGCGCCTGTCCACCGTGTCGCTCGACGTGGCGGCAGCCCACCGGGGCACGGCCCAGGGCATTGCCCAGCTGCAGCAGCGGCGCCTGGCGCAGTTGCTCGACGTGGCACTGCGCGAATCGCGCCTGTACCAGGAACTGCTGCCCCCGGGCTGCAGCGCCCGCACGCCGCTGCAGCAACTGCCCGTGGTCACGCGCGGCCAGCTCATGGAGCGCTTTGACGACTGGGTGACCGATCCGCGCCTCAAGCTCGACGAACTGCGCGCCTTTACCGCCGACCCCGAACGCATTGCCGAACCCTGGCTGGGCCGCTACATGGTGTGGGAAAGCTCGGGCACCACCGGCCAGCCCGGCATGTTTGTGCAAGACGCGCAGGCCATGGCCGTGTACGACGCGCTGGAAGCCCTGCGCCGCAGCGCACCGCGTCCGCTGGCGCACTGGATGGACCCGTTGCAACTGGCCGAGCGCTATGCCTTTGTGGGCGCCACGGGCGGGCATTTCGCCAGCCTGGTCTCGCTGCGGCGCCTGTGCGGTATCAACCCCTGGCTGGCTGCCAGCACGCGCAGCTTTTCCATCCAGGCGCCCACGGCCGAACTGGTGCAGTCCCTCAACGACTTTGCACCCAGCGTGCTCATCACCTACCCGACCGTGGCGGCCTTGCTGGCCGATGAAGCGTGCGCCGGTCGCCTGCGCATTGCCCCGCGCGAGGTCTGGACCGGTGGCGAAACCCTGGGACCCACCGTGCGCGCCCACATCGAGCGCAGCCTGGACTGTGCGCTGCGCAACAGCTATGGGGCCTCGGAGTTCCTGGCCATGGGCTGGGAGTGCCAGAACGGCCACATGCACCTCAATGCCGACTGGGTCATCCTGGAGCCCGTGGACGAACGCTACCGGCCGGTGCCACCGGGCGAGCCGCCTTACGCCGTGCTGCTGACCAACCTGGCCAACACGGTGCAGCCCCTGATCCGCTACGAACTGGGCGACCATGTCACCGTGCACGCCGAACCGTGCACCTGCGGCTCGCCCTTGCCCATGATCACGGTGCGCGGTCGCCAGGACGATCCGCTGCACATGGCGGGACGGCACGGCGGCACGGTCACGCTGCTGCCCCTCGCGCTGACGGCTGTGCTGGAAGATGTTGCGGGGGTGTTCGACTTTCACCTGCGCCAGCTGGACGACCACAGCCTGGCGCTGCGCCTGCCCCTGCACGGCGAGGAAGGCCGCGCCGCCATGGCGCGCTGCCGTGCCGCCCTCAAGGCCTTTGCGCTCGCCCAAGGGCTGGCGCCCTTGCAGGTAAAGGCCGAACTGGGCCAGCCCGTGCCGCGTGGGCGCAGCGGCAAAGCCTGCCGCATCGTGGCCTGCACGGCCCCCGGCACCCCGTAA
- a CDS encoding Crp/Fnr family transcriptional regulator codes for MTFINVSPATPQSILAAHPLFQDLPAAVLQAMCQQADLHSFHPGEVVFHEGDAARHWFLVVQGHVEVVRFGCDGDERVFHRFGPGQCVAEVAMFMAHGRYPMQARSVGTTAAWRLCRCALQCACEAHSALGLCLLQDLSRRLYHYINEVEWLTVSSAPQRLAACLLRLSADQGTRLELPGTQRQVAAHLGIRAETLSRLLSQWQSRRWVQGERRHWTVLNPAALESLTGALARAF; via the coding sequence ATGACATTTATCAACGTTTCTCCCGCCACGCCCCAATCCATCCTGGCGGCGCACCCCTTGTTCCAAGACCTGCCAGCCGCTGTGCTGCAGGCCATGTGCCAGCAAGCCGACTTGCATTCATTCCACCCGGGTGAAGTGGTTTTCCACGAAGGCGACGCTGCCCGCCACTGGTTTCTCGTGGTGCAGGGCCATGTGGAGGTGGTGCGCTTTGGCTGCGATGGCGATGAGCGGGTGTTTCACCGCTTTGGGCCGGGCCAGTGCGTGGCCGAGGTGGCCATGTTCATGGCCCATGGGCGCTACCCCATGCAGGCGCGCAGCGTGGGCACCACCGCTGCCTGGCGCCTGTGCCGCTGCGCCCTGCAGTGTGCCTGCGAAGCCCACTCTGCCCTGGGTTTGTGCCTGCTGCAAGACCTGAGCCGCAGGCTCTACCACTACATCAATGAGGTGGAATGGCTTACGGTCAGCAGTGCGCCGCAAAGGTTGGCCGCCTGCCTGCTGCGCCTGTCGGCCGACCAGGGCACCCGGCTGGAGCTGCCGGGCACCCAGCGGCAGGTGGCCGCCCACCTGGGCATTCGTGCGGAAACCCTCAGCCGTCTGTTGTCGCAATGGCAGTCACGCCGCTGGGTGCAGGGCGAGCGCCGCCACTGGACGGTGCTGAACCCGGCCGCCCTGGAGAGCCTGACGGGCGCATTGGCGCGGGCCTTTTAG
- a CDS encoding TonB-dependent receptor — protein sequence MNPKTHRFPLRATASAVMVAALGTPALAQEGMALPSVTVQSTRASATVPLRSTVQAEREKLDKVPGGTNLAEPQKEARLATLRDALDYQPGIVLQDFFGGTDQPRLGIRGSGIQSNPVNRGVLLLQDGLPLNEADGSFIIGLIEPRNAALVSARRGANATSPSATMLGGELDFVSMTGADERGRVRAEYGSFGRQGLQAAVGGVGERVDGRVSVSSDRYDGYRHHSASRRDSVQANVGFQGDGSFENRTYLGWTDLAFQIPNVVPKDRIESDPRGVMGDGATPQDQLLNVYKRDPRRAATQLRLANRSRWGSDTLRQEVGVYWQDTDDLFNNMTSHTVTHSRTAGAQWQATGRPAGRDGALGWRTALSWADSAMQRDLYATNPANGQQMQRFGSYDLGAQNLQALAATDWRLAPGWTLLGSVQWSHLTRDAQSRSSAAQLDQDWSFATPKIGVNWAATPTTRLWANLSRSHEAPTFWEIVSATVAPNSPATAQAELVRLKMQRATTFELGGAGRWGEGAHAVHWTAAVYRSVLADELISTTDANGIKVGTYNYAGGTRHQGVELGLSGSQRVGTGALDVRASWTYSDFRFRGGEYAGKQIAGVPRQLINAEVLYRMGAWRFGPNVRWMPVSTPTDHANTPGAEQDAYALLGLKLEWRDGPLALYVQADNVTDRRYASAYAIRNQATAAQPGYLQGLGRSFTAGLSYQF from the coding sequence ATGAATCCTAAAACCCATCGTTTCCCTTTGCGAGCCACCGCCAGCGCTGTGATGGTCGCCGCCCTCGGCACGCCTGCTCTGGCGCAAGAGGGCATGGCGCTGCCATCCGTCACCGTGCAGTCCACCCGCGCCAGCGCCACGGTGCCTCTGCGCAGCACCGTGCAGGCCGAACGCGAAAAACTGGACAAAGTGCCCGGCGGCACCAACCTGGCCGAGCCGCAGAAAGAAGCGCGCCTGGCCACGCTGCGCGATGCGCTGGACTACCAGCCCGGCATCGTGCTGCAGGACTTTTTTGGTGGCACCGACCAGCCGCGCCTGGGCATTCGTGGCTCGGGCATCCAGAGCAACCCGGTGAACCGGGGCGTGCTGCTGCTGCAGGACGGCTTGCCGCTCAACGAGGCCGATGGCTCCTTCATCATCGGCCTGATCGAACCGCGCAACGCGGCCCTGGTCAGCGCGCGGCGCGGCGCCAACGCCACGTCGCCCAGCGCCACCATGCTGGGTGGCGAGCTGGACTTTGTGTCGATGACCGGTGCCGACGAGCGCGGCCGGGTGCGTGCTGAATACGGCAGCTTTGGCCGCCAGGGCTTACAGGCTGCGGTGGGAGGTGTGGGCGAGAGGGTCGATGGCCGGGTGTCCGTCAGCAGTGACCGCTACGACGGCTACCGCCACCACTCGGCCTCGCGGCGCGACAGCGTGCAGGCCAATGTGGGTTTTCAGGGCGATGGCAGTTTCGAGAACCGCACCTACCTGGGCTGGACCGACCTGGCCTTCCAGATCCCCAACGTGGTGCCCAAGGACCGCATCGAATCGGACCCGCGCGGCGTGATGGGCGATGGCGCCACCCCGCAGGACCAGTTGCTCAACGTCTACAAGCGCGACCCGCGCCGCGCTGCCACGCAACTGCGCCTGGCCAACCGCTCGCGCTGGGGCAGCGACACCCTGCGCCAGGAAGTGGGCGTGTACTGGCAAGACACGGACGACCTGTTCAACAACATGACCAGCCACACCGTCACCCACAGCCGCACCGCTGGCGCGCAGTGGCAGGCGACCGGGCGCCCCGCAGGCCGTGATGGCGCCCTGGGCTGGCGCACGGCTTTGTCGTGGGCCGACAGTGCCATGCAGCGCGACCTGTACGCCACCAACCCGGCCAATGGCCAGCAAATGCAGCGCTTTGGCAGCTATGACCTGGGTGCCCAAAACCTGCAGGCCCTGGCGGCGACCGACTGGCGCCTGGCGCCGGGCTGGACGCTGCTGGGCAGCGTGCAATGGAGCCATCTCACGCGCGATGCGCAAAGCCGCAGCAGCGCCGCGCAGCTCGACCAGGACTGGAGCTTTGCCACGCCCAAGATTGGTGTGAACTGGGCTGCCACGCCCACCACGCGCCTGTGGGCCAACCTGAGCCGCAGCCACGAGGCGCCCACCTTCTGGGAAATCGTCAGCGCCACCGTGGCACCCAATAGCCCGGCCACGGCCCAGGCCGAACTGGTGCGCCTGAAGATGCAGCGCGCCACCACCTTCGAACTCGGCGGTGCCGGTCGCTGGGGCGAGGGCGCCCATGCCGTGCACTGGACGGCCGCTGTGTACCGCAGCGTGCTGGCCGACGAGTTGATCTCGACGACCGACGCCAACGGCATCAAGGTGGGCACGTACAACTATGCGGGCGGCACGCGCCACCAGGGCGTGGAGCTGGGCCTCTCGGGCAGCCAGCGCGTGGGCACGGGCGCGCTCGACGTCCGTGCCAGCTGGACCTACAGCGACTTCCGCTTTCGCGGCGGTGAGTACGCGGGCAAGCAGATTGCCGGTGTGCCGCGCCAGCTCATCAATGCCGAAGTGCTCTACCGCATGGGCGCCTGGCGCTTCGGCCCCAATGTGCGCTGGATGCCCGTCAGTACGCCCACCGACCATGCCAACACGCCCGGTGCCGAGCAAGACGCTTACGCGCTGCTGGGCCTCAAGCTCGAATGGCGCGATGGACCCTTGGCGCTGTATGTGCAGGCCGACAACGTGACCGACCGGCGCTATGCCAGCGCCTACGCCATCCGCAACCAGGCCACCGCAGCGCAGCCGGGCTACTTGCAGGGCCTGGGCCGCAGCTTCACGGCAGGCCTGAGCTACCAGTTCTGA
- a CDS encoding MqnA/MqnD/SBP family protein produces the protein MLPSLPVPTLSRRQVLAALAASGLPAVACSAPRLPRITLSGPPAIVSAPLIHMAETHALAGVAGETAFVSWRDPDQLRMMAMGGKADVLAMPSNVAANLFNRGAGVTLLNISTWGALWLVTRDAHRKALADYRGEEIAVPFRGDMPDIVLQLLAAKQGLDLHKDFRVRYVPTPMEAMQLLITRRVSHALLAEPAVSLALRKTKSFPIGLIAPELHRGADLQQEWGRLFERKPRLPQAGIAAVGTVRQQPEVLAAVANAYAQSLAWCRAHPLECGAMMAQHIDLLIPEAVADAIAVSQLDAVPAAAARPELEFFFGQLMVRNPALVGGKLPASAFYGMT, from the coding sequence ATGCTGCCATCCCTGCCTGTGCCGACCCTCTCACGCCGCCAGGTGCTGGCGGCGCTGGCCGCCTCCGGCCTGCCCGCTGTGGCGTGTTCTGCCCCGCGCCTGCCGCGCATCACCCTGTCGGGCCCTCCGGCGATTGTGTCGGCGCCCTTGATCCACATGGCCGAGACCCATGCGTTGGCGGGTGTGGCGGGCGAAACCGCTTTTGTGTCGTGGCGCGACCCCGACCAACTGCGCATGATGGCCATGGGCGGCAAGGCCGACGTGCTGGCCATGCCCAGCAACGTGGCCGCCAACCTGTTCAACCGGGGCGCGGGCGTCACGCTGCTCAACATCTCGACCTGGGGCGCGCTGTGGCTTGTGACGCGCGATGCCCACCGCAAGGCGCTGGCCGACTACCGGGGCGAGGAAATTGCCGTGCCCTTCCGGGGCGACATGCCCGACATCGTGCTGCAGCTGCTGGCCGCGAAGCAGGGGCTGGATCTGCACAAGGATTTTCGCGTGCGCTACGTGCCCACGCCCATGGAGGCCATGCAGTTGCTCATCACGCGCCGTGTCTCGCATGCGCTGCTGGCCGAGCCCGCCGTATCGCTGGCGCTGCGCAAAACCAAGTCCTTCCCCATCGGCCTGATCGCGCCCGAGTTGCACCGGGGTGCCGACCTGCAGCAGGAGTGGGGGCGTCTTTTTGAGCGCAAACCCCGCTTGCCGCAGGCGGGTATCGCTGCCGTGGGCACGGTGCGCCAGCAGCCCGAGGTTCTGGCTGCCGTGGCCAACGCCTATGCCCAGTCGCTCGCCTGGTGCCGCGCACACCCCCTGGAGTGCGGCGCCATGATGGCCCAACACATTGACCTGCTCATCCCCGAGGCCGTGGCCGACGCCATTGCCGTGAGCCAGCTCGATGCGGTGCCTGCCGCCGCAGCGCGCCCCGAGCTGGAGTTCTTCTTCGGCCAGTTGATGGTGCGCAACCCGGCGCTGGTGGGCGGCAAGCTGCCTGCCAGCGCGTTCTACGGGATGACCTAG
- a CDS encoding TonB-dependent receptor, with translation MTYSPEAHGAPSAALNFSHSLRPRPAAWAAMLLFAGAGVQAQGVSPTGAGAQEAPSQQVAQAAAALPAVTVTATLTEQDARTAPASVTVIDREELAARNASDLLDAVRGAPGLTLSPRQVGGRKTLALRGLEGKHTLTLIDGRRISATDDVVGHSDYQYGWLPMSAVERIEIIRGPMSALYGSEALGGVINLITRQPKDRWIGSVGVSASAPTRSSEGEPTGATSVFAAGPVGERLSLRVNAELAHSAPVADRQSPLLSEIEGSHAKNGGLAARYALTPEQTLEAGWSGGKEQRVYDTSSTSKGVYRSTYDIDRSQAHVGWEGQFDNWRGKLRAYRSEIDIANRASNGATPTRPQNMVDDVLDGHASFALGAHQITVGGEWRRETLENAGLKNGVDDAAHKALFAQDEIALTDTLMLTAGLRADHHALFGSEVSPRAYLVWEPTPALVVKGGFGHAFKAPTLKQISPNYVGAEGPHTFAGNGDIQPESSNSFEVGADWQVAPAWSLRATVFNTEVKDLITYRLLRQEGVRRFYQYDNVDAARIQGLEAGMTWDMTRQLAWSNDLTLLHTRDKSTGKKLADRPSSSLTSRLEWKGAEGWSARLTGEFTGSQTGTDGAALPSYALWSASVGKQFALDAHRKLVLRAGLENIGNVNLAEKSESFGYAERARRVFVTARVDF, from the coding sequence ATGACGTATTCCCCCGAGGCCCACGGCGCGCCCAGCGCAGCCCTGAACTTTTCGCACTCCTTGCGTCCCCGTCCCGCGGCATGGGCCGCAATGCTGTTGTTTGCGGGCGCGGGCGTTCAGGCCCAGGGCGTCAGCCCGACGGGTGCGGGTGCCCAGGAAGCACCATCCCAGCAGGTGGCGCAGGCCGCTGCGGCCCTGCCTGCGGTCACCGTCACGGCCACGCTGACCGAGCAGGACGCGCGCACCGCGCCCGCCAGCGTCACCGTGATCGATCGCGAGGAGCTGGCTGCGCGCAATGCGTCCGATCTGCTCGACGCCGTGCGCGGCGCCCCCGGCCTCACGCTCTCGCCGCGCCAGGTGGGCGGGCGCAAGACGCTGGCGTTGCGGGGGCTGGAAGGCAAGCACACGCTCACTCTCATCGACGGGCGGCGCATCAGCGCCACGGACGATGTGGTGGGCCATTCCGACTACCAATACGGCTGGCTGCCCATGTCGGCGGTCGAGCGCATCGAGATCATCCGGGGGCCTATGTCGGCGCTGTATGGCTCCGAGGCGCTGGGCGGTGTCATCAACCTCATTACCCGCCAGCCCAAGGACCGCTGGATCGGCTCGGTGGGCGTCTCGGCCAGCGCCCCTACCCGCTCCAGCGAAGGCGAACCCACGGGCGCCACCTCGGTGTTTGCCGCAGGGCCCGTGGGCGAACGCCTGAGCCTGCGCGTGAACGCCGAGCTGGCGCACAGCGCCCCCGTGGCCGATCGACAGAGCCCGCTGCTGTCGGAAATCGAAGGCAGCCACGCCAAGAACGGTGGCCTGGCTGCCCGCTATGCGCTGACGCCGGAACAAACCCTGGAGGCGGGGTGGAGTGGCGGCAAAGAGCAGCGTGTGTACGACACCAGCTCTACCTCCAAGGGGGTGTACCGCAGCACCTACGACATCGATCGTTCGCAGGCCCATGTCGGCTGGGAGGGCCAGTTTGACAACTGGCGCGGCAAGCTGCGCGCCTACCGCAGCGAGATCGACATTGCCAACCGCGCCAGCAACGGCGCTACGCCCACGCGCCCGCAGAACATGGTGGACGACGTGCTGGACGGCCATGCCAGCTTTGCCCTGGGCGCGCACCAGATCACCGTGGGCGGCGAATGGCGCCGCGAGACGCTGGAGAACGCCGGCCTGAAAAACGGTGTGGACGACGCGGCGCACAAGGCCCTGTTTGCGCAAGATGAAATCGCCCTGACCGACACGCTGATGCTCACCGCCGGTCTGCGTGCCGACCACCACGCACTGTTTGGCAGCGAAGTCAGCCCGCGCGCCTACCTGGTGTGGGAGCCCACCCCGGCGCTGGTGGTCAAGGGCGGTTTTGGTCACGCCTTCAAGGCGCCCACGCTCAAGCAGATCTCGCCCAACTACGTGGGGGCCGAAGGACCACACACCTTTGCAGGCAACGGCGACATCCAGCCCGAGTCGTCCAACTCGTTTGAAGTGGGTGCCGACTGGCAGGTTGCGCCCGCCTGGTCGCTGCGCGCCACGGTGTTCAACACCGAGGTCAAAGACCTCATCACCTACCGCCTGCTGCGCCAGGAGGGCGTGCGGCGCTTCTACCAATACGACAACGTGGACGCCGCGCGCATCCAGGGGCTGGAGGCGGGCATGACCTGGGACATGACGCGCCAGCTTGCCTGGAGCAACGACCTGACGCTGCTGCACACGCGCGACAAAAGCACCGGCAAGAAGCTGGCCGACCGGCCATCGAGCAGCCTGACCTCGCGCCTGGAATGGAAAGGCGCCGAGGGCTGGAGCGCCCGCCTCACCGGCGAATTCACCGGCAGCCAGACCGGCACCGACGGCGCGGCGCTGCCCTCGTACGCACTGTGGAGCGCCAGCGTGGGCAAGCAGTTTGCGCTGGACGCCCACCGCAAGCTGGTGCTGCGCGCCGGGCTGGAAAACATTGGCAACGTGAACCTGGCCGAGAAGTCGGAGAGCTTTGGCTATGCCGAGCGCGCGCGCCGTGTGTTCGTGACCGCAAGGGTTGATTTCTGA